The following coding sequences lie in one Amycolatopsis cihanbeyliensis genomic window:
- a CDS encoding 2-oxoacid:ferredoxin oxidoreductase subunit beta: MTATDLGLPTLGGLEGVPTTEEPQKAKDYKSDQEVRWCPGCGDYVVLNTIQSFLPQLGLKRENIVFVSGIGCSSRFPYYMNTYGMHSIHGRAPAIATGLATTRPDLSVWVVTGDGDALSIGGNHLVHTLRRNVNLKILLFNNRIYGLTKGQYSPTSDQGMVTKSTPMGSLDTPFNPVSLALGAEATFVGRAMDSDRKGLTEVLTAAAQHRGSALVEIYQNCPIFNDGAFDVLKDAEESARRLIPLSAGEPIRFGPEGEYGVTRSAWGGVEVAKVSEIGEDGLVVHDPTIEDTAYAFALSRLGDQHLNHTPTGIFRQVTRPTYDDLARTQLDQAREAKAPDLQALLRGKDTWTVT; the protein is encoded by the coding sequence GTGACTGCGACCGACCTCGGGCTGCCGACGCTCGGCGGCCTGGAGGGTGTCCCCACCACCGAGGAACCGCAGAAGGCCAAGGACTACAAGTCCGACCAGGAAGTGCGCTGGTGCCCTGGCTGCGGCGACTACGTCGTGCTGAACACGATCCAGTCCTTTCTGCCGCAGCTGGGGCTCAAGCGGGAGAACATCGTGTTCGTCTCCGGGATCGGCTGCTCCAGCCGCTTCCCGTACTACATGAACACCTACGGGATGCACTCCATCCACGGGCGGGCCCCTGCCATCGCCACCGGGCTGGCCACCACCCGGCCGGACCTTTCGGTGTGGGTGGTCACCGGGGACGGCGACGCGCTGTCCATCGGTGGCAACCACCTGGTACACACCCTGCGCCGGAACGTGAACCTGAAGATCCTGCTGTTCAACAACCGGATCTACGGGCTGACCAAGGGCCAGTACTCGCCCACCTCCGACCAGGGGATGGTCACCAAGTCCACCCCGATGGGCTCGCTGGACACCCCGTTCAACCCGGTGTCGCTCGCGCTCGGTGCCGAGGCGACCTTCGTCGGCCGGGCCATGGACTCCGACCGCAAGGGCCTGACCGAGGTGCTCACCGCGGCCGCCCAGCACCGTGGCTCGGCGCTGGTGGAGATCTACCAGAACTGCCCGATCTTCAACGACGGCGCCTTCGACGTGCTCAAGGACGCCGAGGAGAGCGCGCGGCGGCTCATCCCGCTCAGTGCGGGCGAGCCGATCCGGTTCGGGCCGGAGGGTGAGTACGGCGTCACCCGTAGCGCGTGGGGCGGGGTGGAGGTCGCCAAGGTCAGCGAGATCGGCGAGGACGGCCTGGTGGTGCACGACCCGACGATCGAGGACACCGCCTACGCCTTCGCGCTATCCCGGCTGGGCGACCAGCACCTCAACCACACCCCGACCGGGATCTTCCGGCAGGTGACCAGGCCGACCTACGACGACCTGGCCCGCACCCAGCTCGACCAGGCCCGCGAGGCCAAGGCCCCGGACCTCCAGGCCCTGCTGCGCGGCAAGGACACCTGGACCGTCACCTGA